The proteins below come from a single Xiphophorus couchianus chromosome 20, X_couchianus-1.0, whole genome shotgun sequence genomic window:
- the LOC114134950 gene encoding adenosine receptor A1-like, protein MSSPGVKPREHVDVAYISIEIAISVASVLGNVLIVLAVYVNQALRDTTFSFIASLAVADIAVGSLVIPLAIVISLGFRTQFYTCLILSSLVLIITQSSILSLLAIAVDRYLRIKIPTRYGDIVTQGRAYMAVCMCWILAILSGLVPLVGWNNLHHGNFSNSKEIVCEFKTVIRMDYMVYFNFFVCVVVPLVLMIILYGEIFRVIRQQLNRRAEATSDGEKYYRKELRLAKSLVLVVVLFIMCWMPIHIINCINFFCSDYDIPKFAVYIGIFMSHVNSALNPMVYAFRMKRFRLTLIQIIRRSILCSPMVPTRCPTSAIEGSENMGVNLY, encoded by the exons ATGTCCTCTCCAGGTGTCAAGCCAAGGGAGCATGTGGATGTGGCGTACATCTCCATTGAGATAGCCATTTCTGTGGCCTCTGTCCTAGGGAATGTATTAATTGTGCTTGCGGTGTATGTGAACCAGGCTCTCCGTGACACCACCTTTAGCTttattgcatctctggctgTGGCTGACATCGCTGTTGGAAGTTTGGTTATCCCTCTGGCCATTGTCATCAGTCTGGGATTCAGGACGCAGTTCTACACCTGCCTCATCCTCTCCAGCCTGGTGCTGATCATAACTCAGAGCTCCATTCTGTCCCTCCTGGCCATAGCTGTTGACCGATATCTGCGCATAAAGATTCCCACAAG GTACGGCGACATAGTGACCCAGGGGAGGGCATACATGGCAGTTTGTATGTGTTGGATCCTCGCCATCCTCAGTGGACTGGTTCCATTGGTTGGCTGGAACAACCTGCACCACGGGAACTTCAGTAACTCCAAAGAGATAGTTTGTGAGTTTAAAACTGTTATTCGGATGGACTACATGGTGTACTTTAATTTCTTCGTCTGTGTGGTGGTGCCACTGGTCTTGATGATCATTCTGTATGGGGAGATCTTCAGAGTGATCCGGCAGCAGCTCAACCGCCGTGCTGAGGCCACTAGTGACGGAGAAAAGTACTACCGAAAGGAGCTGAGGCTGGCCAAGTCACTGGTCTTGGTGGTTGTTCTTTTCATAATGTGCTGGATGCCAATACATATCATAAATTGCATCAACTTCTTTTGCTCAGACTATGACATACCCAAGTTTGCTGTGTATATAGGAATTTTTATGTCTCATGTAAACTCAGCACTCAACCCGATGGTTTATGCCTTCAGAATGAAACGGTTCCGTCTTACTCTGATCCAAATAATTCGCCGCAGCATATTATGTAGCCCAATGGTGCCCACCCGATGCCCTACTAGCGCAATAGAAGGGAGTGAAAATATGGGTGTGAACCTGTATTGA
- the LOC114136021 gene encoding potassium voltage-gated channel subfamily A member 10-like: MEVPLVNFENMDDVGINLGDPSDSGYPTSPNSEAPDQNLLAHRLASPPQSPHRGRRQRQSGQEGLSPSTPPTLTSKANSSSGSLISSLKLLANSESPTDSVFSKMLKDYYENEDLFEKHCLEEKDEKVVINISGLMFETQLSTLSKFPGTLLGDPMKRLQYFDPMKNEYFFDRNRPSFDGILYYYQSGGRLRRPANVPLDIFANEIVFYELGHEAMEQFREDEGFIKEPEVLLPTNELKRQFWLLFEYPESSSAAKSVALVSVFVIVISIFIFCLETLPEFRDDSDFPPGFIQMINGTASYPAPKTVWTYLTDPFFIVETICIIWFCFELGVRFVVCPSKSDFFNNIMNIIDIVSIIPYFVTLGTELATKPDEDLNAGQNMSLAILRIIRLVRVFRIFKLSRHSKGLQILGQTLKASMRELGLLIFFLFIGVILFSSAIYFAEVDEPQTQFVSIPDGFWWAVVSMTTVGYGDMCPITMGGKMVGTLCAIAGVLTIALPVPVIVSNFNYFYHRETEQEEKQVMDAAAEAAQKMSAANKYGSTLSLNKSNGTFQNEKNGMH; the protein is encoded by the coding sequence ATGGAGGTGCCGCTtgttaattttgaaaacatggaCGATGTTGGTATCAACTTAGGTGACCCAAGCGACTCGGGTTACCCGACCTCACCCAACTCAGAGGCTCCTGATCAGAACTTGCTGGCCCACCGGCTGGCTTCTCCTCCTCAGTCGCCACACAGAGGACGACGACAGCGTCAGTCTGGACAGGAAGGGTTGTCCCCCTCCACTCCTCCAACTCTTACCTCCAAGGCAAACTCCAGCAGTGGCAGTCTTATCTCCAGTCTGAAGCTCCTGGCAAACAGTGAGTCTCCCACTGACAGTGTCTTCAGTAAGATGCTAAAGGATTATTATGAGAATGAAGATCTGTTCGAAAAGCACTGCCTGGAGGAGAAAGATGAGAAAGTCGTCATAAATATTTCTGGCTTGATGTTTGAAACCCAACTCAGTACCCTGAGTAAGTTTCCAGGGACACTGTTGGGTGATCCCATGAAGCGGTTACAATACTTTGACCCAATGAAGAATGAGTATTTTTTTGATAGAAATCGTCCATCATTTGATGGGATTCTCTACTATTACCAGTCAGGAGGGAGACTCCGCAGACCAGCCAATGTTCCCTTAGACATTTTTGCtaatgaaattgttttctatGAGTTGGGCCATGAAGCAATGGAGCAGTTTCGTGAAGATGAAGGGTTTATTAAAGAACCTGAAGTCCTCTTACCCACCAATGAACTGAAGAGGCAGTTCTGGCTCCTCTTCGAATACCCTGAGAGCTCCAGTGCGGCCAAATCTGTGGCTCTGGTCTCTGTCTTTGTCATTGTCATTtccatctttattttctgtctggaGACTCTTCCGGAGTTCAGGGATGACAGCGATTTTCCTCCAGGTTTCATCCAAATGATCAATGGAACTGCCTCTTACCCTGCCCCTAAAACTGTGTGGACATATCTCACGGACCCATTTTTCATTGTGGAGACTATTTGCATTATATGGTTCTGCTTTGAGCTTGGTGTCCGTTTTGTGGTTTGCCCCAGTAagagtgatttttttaataacatcatGAATATTATTGACATTGTGTCTATAATTCCTTATTTTGTCACCCTGGGAACCGAGTTGGCCACAAAGCCGGACGAAGATTTGAATGCAGGTCAGAATATGTCCTTGGCAATTCTAAGAATCATTCGACTTGTGAGAGTCTTCAGAATTTTTAAGCTCTCCCGCCACTCCAAAGGTCTTCAGATTTTGGGTCAAACCCTAAAAGCCAGCATGAGGGAACTGGGGCTGCTaatcttcttcctcttcattgGAGTCATCCTTTTTTCCAGTGCCATCTACTTTGCAGAAGTGGATGAGCCCCAGACGCAGTTTGTTAGCATCCCTGATGGCTTCTGGTGGGCTGTGGTATCCATGACCACTGTTGGTTATGGGGACATGTGCCCAATTACAATGGGAGGCAAAATGGTCGGCACCCTCTGTGCCATTGCTGGTGTCTTGACCATTGCCCTGCCAGTCCCTGTCATTGTCTCCAACTTCAACTATTTCTATCACCGTGAGACCGAGCAGGAAGAGAAACAAGTGATGGATGCAGCTGCAGAAGCTGCCCAGAAAATGTCAGCTGCTAACAAGTATGGAAGTACCCTTTCTCTCAACAAGAGTAATGGCacatttcaaaatgagaaaaatggcATGCACTGA
- the LOC114136022 gene encoding uncharacterized protein LOC114136022 yields METATEKQRPAHGQIISVPHKDTVRLLEVYIKRSLSLNDGSLRAKKAGKKEKWVTLSKTYRRSSSDPSLLLQEALNHSESSVLPVAEPQMYEPVKDPEESEEPVLKTKKTKKIKKPSFWKTFLGIFKNEDKEDQDNPSEVFDNSNQSTNCLPTNQLSFQKKSMRKKSIRRKLSKRWSLRSTKFGKDVNSTDSTGVEAVISVEPTYAYYEKVSEELEKIVHEVKEQEETEILPNEEVIKRIVALTIQEGDAIDGKLKDNPMLSSFFQRMTYSSFQKMADAYLEKEAKPTHKPLTVLPTAPELVKLAFTLDFTARVAGLYKQNVGHITCLGNRYLQDRFEYRQACSDHPWSDSDDADSVPLTGK; encoded by the exons ATggaaacagcaacagaaaaacaaaggcCTGCTCACGGCCAGATAATCTCTGTGCCCCATAAGGACACAGTGCGTCTCCTGGAGGTTTACATCAAGCGGAGCCTCAGCCTGAATGACGGCAGCCTGCGGGCAAAGAAAGCAGGGAAGAAGGAAAAGTGGGTGACCCTGTCCAAAACGTATAGACGATCCTCCAGCGACCCTTCGCTACTCTTGCAGGAGGCATTAAATCACAGTGAATCTAGTGTGCTTCCTGTGGCTGAACCCCAGATGTATGAACCCGTGAAAGATCCTGAGGAATCAGAGGAGCCAGTACTCAAGACTAAAAAGACCAAAAAGATCAAGAAACCCTCATTTTGGAAGACTTTTCTTGGCATTTTCAAGAATGAGGACAAAGAAGATCAAGACAATCCATCAGAGGTGTTTGACAATTCAAACCAATCAACCAACTGCCTGCCCACAAATCAGCTCTCCTTTCAAAAGAAATCAATGAGGAAAAAGTCCATAAGAAGGAAATTGTCCAAAAGGTGGTCTCTGAGATCAACTAAATTTGGTAAAGATGTCAACTCTACCGATAGCACTGGAGTAGAAG CTGTGATCAGCGTCGAACCGACATACGCCTACTATGAGAAAGTATCAGAAGAACTTGAAAAAATTGTACATGAGGTCAAAGAACAAGAGGAAACGGAAATTCTGCCTAATG aGGAAGTTATCAAAAGGATTGTTGCTTTGACCATACAAGAGGGTGATGCCATTGATGGGAAG CTGAAAGATAACCCCATGCTGAGCAGCTTTTTCCAGCGCATGACTTACTCCTCCTTCCAGAAGATGGCAGATGCTTACCTGGAGAAAGAGGCAAAGCCAACCCACAAGCCGCTCACTGTTCTACCTACAGCACCCGAACTGGTCAAACTGGCTTTCACTCTTGACTTTACGGCCAGGGTAGCTGGGCTTTATAAACAGAACGTTGGTCACATCACTTGTCTCGGGAACCGTTATCTGCAGGACCGATTTGAATACAGACAG GCATGCAGTGACCACCCTTGGTCCGACAGCGATGATGCAGACAGTGTTCCTCTAACAGGCAAATGA
- the rplp2 gene encoding 60S acidic ribosomal protein P2: protein MRYVAAYLLAVLGGNTNPSPKDIKEILSSVGIEADDERLNKVISELNGKDVNQVMNSGLSKLASVPAGGAVAAPPAAAGSGPVGTGAAPAAAEEKKEEKKEESEESDEDMGFGLFD, encoded by the exons atGCGTTACGTGGCCGCTTACTTGCTCGCTGTTCTCGGTGGGAACACCAACCCCTCTCCAAAAGACATCAAGGAGATCCTGAGCAGCGTGGGAATTGAGGCCGATGATGAACGCTTGAATAAA GTAATTAGTGAACTGAACGGAAAAGACGTCAACCAAGTCATGAATTCAG GCCTCTCCAAGTTAGCCTCTGTACCAGCAGGTGGTGCTGTAGCAGCACCGCCAGCAGCTGCTGGTAGTGGGCCCGTTGGAACTGGGGCTGCACCTGCTGCTG cggaagagaaaaaagaagagaagaaagaggaaTCTGAAGAGTCAGACGAAGACATGGGCTTCGGACTCTTTGATTAG